A portion of the Desmodus rotundus isolate HL8 chromosome 8, HLdesRot8A.1, whole genome shotgun sequence genome contains these proteins:
- the SS18L2 gene encoding SS18-like protein 2, with protein MSVAFVPDWLRGKAQVNQETIQRLLEENDQLIRCIVEYQNKGRANECVQYQHVLHRNLIYLATIADANPTSPSKVME; from the exons ATGTCTGTGGCCTTCGTACCAGACTGGCTGAGAGGCAAGGCGCAAGTCAACCAGGAGACGATCCAGCGG CTCCTGGAGGAGAACGACCAGCTGATCCGCTGTATCGTGGAGTATCAGAACAAAGGCCGGGCAAATGAGTGCGTCCA GTACCAGCATGTGTTACACAGAAATCTCATTTATTTGGCTACCATTGCAGATGCCAACCCAACCAGTCCTTCAAAAGTAATGGAGTAA